In one Musa acuminata AAA Group cultivar baxijiao chromosome BXJ2-5, Cavendish_Baxijiao_AAA, whole genome shotgun sequence genomic region, the following are encoded:
- the LOC135613246 gene encoding probable calcium-binding protein CML45: MARDEPSARNTRSQSRGDAQLDREDVEMVMDVRGLRCNREVLLEPPREVSSDELSSLFEEEPSLEEVKETFHVFDQKGDGFIDALELQRVLTALGFVEGLELDAEG, from the exons ATGGCCCGCGACGAACCATCGGCTAGGAATACAAGAAGCCAGTCGAGAGGTGACGCTCAGCTCGACAGGGAAGACGTGGAGATGGTCATGGACGTCAGGGGCCTGCGCTGCAACCGTGAAG TATTACTTGAGCCGCCCAGGGAGGTCAGCTCCGATGAGCTCTCGAGCTTGTTCGAGGAGGAGCCGAGTCTGGAGGAGGTGAAAGAGACCTTCCACGTCTTCGACCAGAAGGGTGATGGTTTCATCGATGCACTCGAGCTGCAGAGAGTGCTCACCGCGCTCGGCTTCGTGGAAGGGTTGGAATTGGATGCGGAAGGATGA
- the LOC103984768 gene encoding beta-galactosidase 13-like, with the protein MEISKCCLLLLVASSLYYIVCSTTVSHDGRALVIDGQRRVIFSGSIHYPRSTPEMWPDLIRKSKEGGLDAIETYVFWNGHEPRRREYNFEGNYDLIRFLKEVQNAGLYAILRIGPYVCAEWNYGGLPVWLYKIPGMQTRTDNQPWKDEMQNFTTLIVDKVKEERLLATQGGPIILLQIENEYGNGDIERQYGEAGPRYINWCANMAESLVSDVPWIMCQQSDAPQPMINTCNGFSGCDGFTPNNGNSPKIWTENWTGWFKNWGSPDPHRPVEEVAFQVARFFQSKGTVQNYYMYHGGTNFGRTSGGPYIVTSYDYDAPLDEYGNIRQPKWGHLKELHASVKLMEKALTYGEVVEDHLGNGLTITKFSGDGIVPGCFLSNQNSTVDATISFQGTKYFLPAWSVSILPDCKKEVYNTAKVKTQTSIMVKKKDNAGDQSKDLRWSWKPERLHNSAKGFGSSFTVNKLLEQKTTTVDASDYLWYTTNVEVSKKESFTLSVNTTGHILYAFVNGRLVGSEYATGGSYNFIFERNVTFKPGKNQISLLSATVGLRNYGAFYDNTPVGIVGGPVKLIGKNNTILDLSESNWSYKIGLDGEVRKLQLDEKRWHSGVIPTNRPFTWYKTTFQAPLGSEPVVVDLLGLGKGEAWVNGNSLGRFWPNFTANPYGCNQCDYRGNFQPNKCQTACGEASQRWYHVPRSFLKRGEPNTLTLFEEAGGNPNQVNFQTVTVGTACASASASEGDVLSLSCQGGRTISSVDFATFGEPDGTCGAYVSGGCVSHEAVAILKDACLGRDSCSIQISDKIGTSCAKLASPRKLVVQVTCS; encoded by the exons ATGGAGATCTCTAAGTGCTGCCTGCTGCTGTTGGTCGCCTCTTCTCTCTACTACATTGTTTGCTCCACCACGGTTTCTCATGATGGACGAGCGCTCGTCATCGATGGCCAGCGTCGCGTCATCTTCTCTGGCTCCATCCACTACCCCCGTAGTACTCCCGAG ATGTGGCCCGACTTGATACGGAAATCGAAGGAAGGAGGGCTTGATGCAATCGAGACTTATGTTTTCTGGAATGGCCATGAGCCCAGGAGACGTGAG TACAACTTCGAAGGCAATTATGACCTCATCAGGTTCCTCAAGGAAGTGCAGAATGCTGGACTATATGCCATCCTTCGGATTGGTCCATATGTTTGTGCTGAGTGGAATTATGG AGGACTTCCTGTTTGGTTGTACAAAATTCCAGGGATGCAAACTAGAACAGATAACCAACCATGGAAG GATGAGATGCAAAATTTTACTACATTGATAGTGGACAAGGTGAAGGAAGAAAGGCTGTTGGCAACACAAGGAGGCCCTATCATTCTGCTTCAg ATCGAGAATGAATATGGCAATGGTGACATCGAGAGACAATATGGTGAAGCTGGACCCAGATACATCAATTGGTGTGCAAACATGGCAGAGTCTTTGGTTTCAGATGTGCCATGGATCATGTGCCAGCAATCTGATGCTCCACAACCAATG ATCAACACCTGCAATGGATTCTCTGGCTGTGATGGTTTCACCCCCAACAACGGGAACAGTCCCAAGATCTGGACAGAGAATTGGACTGGCTG GTTCAAGAACTGGGGTTCTCCAGACCCACATAGGCCAGTTGAAGAGGTGGCTTTTCAGGTTGCTCGTTTCTTCCAAAGCAAAGGGACAGTACAGAACTACTATATG TATCATGGAGGAACCAATTTTGGTCGTACTTCAGGAGGCCCATACATTGTCACAAGCTATGATTATGATGCTCCACTTGATGAGTATG GTAATATAAGGCAACCCAAGTGGGGGCATTTGAAGGAACTCCATGCTTCTGTTAAGCTGATGGAGAAGGCCCTCACCTATGGAGAAGTTGTTGAAGATCATCTTGGCAATGGATTGACA ATTACCAAGTTCTCTGGTGATGGGATTGTTCCTGGTTGTTTCCTAAGTAACCAGAACAGCACGGTTGATGCCACCATAAGCTTTCAGGGAACCAAGTATTTCTTGCCTGCATGGTCTGTCAGCATTCTTCCGGACTGTAAGAAAGAGGTTTACAACACTGCCAAG GTGAAAACTCAGACTTCAATCATGGTGAAGAAAAAAGACAATGCTGGTGATCAATCCAAAGACTTGCGTTGGTCATGGAAGCCTGAGAGATTGCACAACTCTGCTAAAGGTTTTGGAAGTTCCTTCACTGTTAACAAGCTCTTGGAGCAGAAAACCACCACTGTCGATGCCAGTGACTACTTGTGGTACACCACCAA TGTGGAAGTAAGCAAGAAGGAATCATTTACTCTTAGTGTCAACACCACTGGGCACATCCTCTATGCCTTTGTTAATGGCAGGCTAGTAG GTTCTGAGTATGCCACCGGTGGTTCTTATAACTTTATATTTGAGAGGAATGTGACCTTCAAGCCTGggaaaaatcaaatatcattgCTTAGTGCTACTGTTGGTCTTAGG AACTATGGTGCATTTTATGATAATACTCCAGTTGGGATTGTTGGTGGCCCAGTCAAATTGATTGGGAAGAACAATACTATTCTGGATCTATCCGAATCAAATTGGTCTTACAAG ATTGGCTTAGATGGAGAAGTTAGGAAGCTCCAGCTTGATGAAAAAAGGTGGCATTCTGGTGTCATTCCAACCAACAGACCTTTCACTTGGTACAAG ACAACCTTCCAAGCTCCACTAGGATCGGAACCAGTCGTCGTCGACTTGCTCGGACTCGGCAAAGGAGAGGCGTGGGTGAACGGCAACAGCCTCGGTCGCTTCTGGCCAAACTTCACCGCTAATCCCTACGGCTGCAACCAATGCGACTACCGCGGCAATTTCCAGCCGAACAAGTGTCAGACCGCCTGCGGAGAGGCTTCCCAACGATGGTATCACGTTCCCCGGTCGTTCCTGAAGCGCGGAGAGCCCAACACCCTGACGCTGTTCGAGGAGGCCGGCGGCAACCCGAACCAGGTCAACTTCCAGACCGTTACTGTTGGCACCGCGTGCGCCAGCGCCAGCGCCAGCGAGGGAGACGTGCTGAGCTTGTCGTGCCAAGGAGGGCGCACCATTTCGAGTGTCGACTTTGCTACCTTCGGCGAACCTGATGGGACCTGCGGCGCTTACGTAAGCGGCGGATGTGTCTCCCACGAGGCTGTTGCTATCTTGAAGGATGCTTGTCTTGGAAGGGATTCATGCTCGATCCAGATCAGTGACAAGATTGGGACTTCTTGTGCCAAACTTGCCTCACCGAGGAAGCTCGTAGTTCAAGTTACATGTTCATGA
- the LOC135612341 gene encoding protein NETWORKED 1A-like has product MAVATTCRSSTCPPWLQAALADIEQRVQSLAVNVPDDPESDSFAVRAENYYQKRPQLIALLHDLHHRYLYLADRYSQSIIRRHHRRASSVPSDLDAEDDPDRPDSASSDAESSLSFQPFTSQARSRDTSPAVAGADLDMIVAELVVAALERDLLEAEGAEAERLLAESARKIDLQGSLVEVLEAERLVLLGENARLEFRARAAEQEARAVAAELGYIRRRAAELARVVVKLREDHRVCLLGRKIEHLQAQIYSLERRNRECVETMSRREKEKGEARVEADRLRGENRRLMEEAEVARARRGWGRSWWGRVRWFEWAPSPCSPHVKEAKGAKGCFYL; this is encoded by the exons ATGGCGGTGGCGACGACGTGCCGGTCCTCGACATGCCCTCCTTGGCTTCAAGCGGCCCTCGCAG ATATAGAGCAGAGGGTGCAATCACTGGCGGTGAATGTACCGGACGACCCGGAGTCGGACTCGTTCGCCGTGCGGGCTGAGAACTACTACCAGAAGCGGCCCCAACTCATCGCCCTCCTCCACGACCTCCACCACCGCTACCTTTACCTCGCCGACCGTTACTCCCAGTCCATCATCCGCCGCCACCACCGTCGTGCCTCCTCCGTCCCATCCGACCTCGATGCCGAAGACGACCCCGACCGCCCGGACTCAGCGTCCTCCGACGCCGAGAGCTCTCTCTCCTTCCAGCCCTTCACCTCCCAAGCCCGTTCGCGAGATACGTCCCCCGCCGTGGCGGGCGCCGATCTCGACATGATCGTGGCGGAGCTGGTGGTGGCGGCGTTGGAGCGGGACCTGTTGGAGGCGGAGGGAGCGGAGGCGGAGCGGCTGCTGGCGGAGTCGGCGCGGAAGATCGATCTGCAGGGGAGCCTGGTGGAGGTACTGGAGGCGGAGCGGCTGGTGCTGCTAGGCGAGAACGCGCGACTGGAGTTCCGTGCGAGGGCGGCGGAGCAGGAGGCGCGGGCGGTGGCGGCGGAGCTGGGATACATTCGGCGGCGGGCCGCCGAGCTGGCGCGGGTTGTGGTGAAGCTGCGGGAGGACCACCGGGTGTGCCTGCTGGGGCGGAAGATCGAGCACCTGCAGGCGCAGATATACAGCCTGGAGCGGCGTAACAGGGAGTGCGTGGAGACCATGTCGCGgcgggagaaggagaagggggagGCGCGGGTGGAGGCGGACCGCCTCCGAGGGGAGAACCGCCGGTTGATGGAAGAAGCGGAGGTGGCCCGGGCCAGGCGTGGGTGGGGTCGGAGCTGGTGGGGGCGGGTGCGTTGGTTCGAGTGGGCCCCGTCTCCGTGTTCGCCGCACGTGAAGGAAGCCAAGGGAGCGAAAGGGTGCTTCTACTTGTGA